From Alligator mississippiensis isolate rAllMis1 chromosome 1, rAllMis1, whole genome shotgun sequence:
ggtgctgagtgcactggggggtgtagcacacacagcacagggggatGCGACTGATGTGTCGGCAGAGAGCCTCTGCAGTCCTGCAGCGGTCTGCTCAGCCCAGGTCTGAGAGTCCCTGGATCGGCAAGGGGAAAAGTCCCGTTGTAGTTTCCATGCAGGGCACGGCTGGGTCACTccagtggggacaggggaagttGGAAACAGGAGATCGAGTGGCAGGAactgggcctggggcacatgcaagAGGATAATCTCAGACCACCAGCACTTTGCTGTCCAGCCCTGATCCTGTCACTAcctgctccctcccacagcaggaaCAGGGATCCACCTGGTTGATCATTTGAGGGGCAGAATGGGGCAGAACGGTCCCTTCcgtgaggcagcaggaagggcaggtggCCCAGACGTCAGCCTCAGCCAGGCCTGGCCTTGCCCTGGGAGTGCAGACAGgtgcccacagcccccagccccctccaggcagcaacGAACAGGGACCCAactggcaggtcccagcctggtctctgcagctgtttcctgcccgtgatggtgcaaagcagcagccagtgcagtcctgcccacacagagctgcagcccagcacctggTTCCACCCGGGACTGGGTTTGGGAGAGTCAAGGCATCCGTTCTTAAAGGGGCTTTGATGCCCCAGCTCAGTCTGTGGTGTGGATCAGCCCTGAGGCTTTCCTGAATGGTGCAGGCTTGGCAGGGACATCTGAGGTATCTCACTTATCTTGCCCAGAGCTGTCACCTTCCCCACGTGGGTCAGATGAGGCTGGGGTCAGGCTGAGTGTGGGGAGAGCCTGGCCTTGGCCAGTCTGCATCCAGAGTGGGGTGTAAGATCTCCAGCCCTGCGGGGACACCCTGCCTGGACCTGCCCCTGGACGAATGATTACCAAGAGTGAGGACAGGGGACAGTGGAGGCAGTCCTTGGGGCCTGGGCCAAGCTCTGGGGGCACTGTGCGGTAGGAGCAGGTGTGCACAGATCACAGCCCCTGGGggacactggggaggggaggtcaggcTGGAGCTGTCCAGACCCTAGAGCAGGCGCTGCTTagaggggagctgggactggccccaggtgcagctgagctcagctgggctgcccttCATGAATGGAAGAGGCTCTGCAATGAAACCCAGCATGTCCCACTCCTTACACGCACACAGTCACagtcatagaaagaaggactggaagggaccaataagatcaccaagtccagtcccctgccatgggcaggaggcaactgggctcaaatgagctccaAGATGTCCTTGTCCAGACTCCTCTTGAACGCCTCCAGGGATGGCAAGTGTActgcctctgctggaagtgtgctcCACATTGTACTTACTTTTACGGaatcaaagtttttcctgatgtctacccTAATTTTTTCTCAACTACCTTGTCCCCATTGGACCTTGTCCTCCCAACGGGTGACTTGCATGAACAATCCCAGCCTGTCCCCATCCCTTCTGGGTCAGATGAGCCTGGACCAGACTGACCATGGGGAGTGCCCGCACTGGGCCAGTCTGCACCCAGATCAGGGTGCGAGATCTCTCACCCTGCAgggatcccccagccctgccctgatccTGGCTGGTTGTTgagagtgagcaggggctgctgggtggggggtggggtggaaagcacacACGCTCCCTGGGGATGTGAGCCAGTCCCTGCCAGCACTTTATATGCTGGGGGTgcctgggcatggctgtaggggagttgTGCAGCTCACAACAGCGGAAAAATCCCTCTGGGAGGAGAAGTTGGGCTGGAGAAGTCTCTGTTTTCAGCCTGGGTgttgggtgggagcaggggtcgGTGTCCTCAACTGGGCAAATGTCACAGCAGGtctggggacagagcagggggaaggTGCATTCACACTGGTGCTCTGAACAGACCCCATCCCAGactgctcctcctccccagcctgcccttgcaCAAGTGCTGCACGAGTCTCCTGTGGTTTCCCAGGTCTGCATTTCCCCAGGCCCCAAGTGGCCCCGGAGCCCAGGTCCTGTTGGGAGCCATTGGGATTTCTGCTCCTGGGTCACTGCGATGTGTTTGGAAACTGCATCGGgatgtgcagcttctggcacAATGGAGGCTGGCCAGTGCGGCACCTGGGCCCACGGGACTGGGATTGTGCAGTGCTCTGGGGGCAGACGGCCCCGGTCCCAGCAGTGTCCCAGGTCCTGTGTACACGGGGTGTCCTTGTCCCAGTGCAGTTCCTCCGGTGGAGACCCCCAGAGCAGACACAcggcgggggggctgggacatgtctcttgtgcagctgagcccagaggTTTGGGGCAGTTAATGGGGAAATGCCCCCTCCCCGCTCAACTGCCCCAGACTCACCAGCAATGGACCCTGTTCTGCGGTGCTTAGTGCCCCTGtcagtgctccccctgcccttccctcccctccccaccccgtgagcccagccccatgcacggccctgccctgggctgggctctggggcggcgctggctgtggggtgccctggctgcagtcctgtgcccacagggctgggaaatgggggtccccgctggggcagagcagcccagcctggggtggcaggggcagcacccacctgctgtcGGCAGCACACCCAGTGACCCCGGCCCAGAGCACAGAGacccccgggccctgccccctgcccccctgccaccccttcccccgggcaggctgctctgctgggcccctctgctccctgctgtctcccagcccgccccacctccctgcagcctccctgccgcCCCCCTCGCCCCCTTCCCAGCAGCGCCCGCGACACCAGCGCAGGGGTTTGGAGCCCACTCTTCTTGCCcccccaggcagagcagccccgctgggtgtgggggaggggcggggcagggaCCTGCTGGGATGACATCATCGCATGCCCCTCCCCATCTTGGggcctgccccgcccccaccccaattCCTCCCCACTTGTGGCTCCAGCGCGCAGGCCAGGAATGCCCCGGGGATGAAGGGGCCGGTGGGGACGTCCCGCTTTCCTGTTCCCCCATTTCCTGTCCCCCCATTTCCTGTCCCCCCATTTCCCCGCGGGGCGATGGTGATTTCCCAGCAGGGACCAACCCGTGAGTCCTGGGACGCAGCGAATTCCCCGTGATCGCGGggactgcctgccccagccctgacccgtGACTCTCTCCCCAGTGGACATGACTCTGGACCCAGGGACGGCTCATCCCAAACTCGTCCTGTCTGAGGATCGGAAATGTGTGAGACACGGAGACACCCGACAGGATCTGCCCGACACCCCCGAGAGATTTGACCCTTGTGTCTGTGTCCTGGGCTCGGAGGGGATCACGGGCGGGAGGcgctactgggaggtggaggtgggagacaagacGCGCTGGACCCTGGGcgtgtgcagggagtctgtgcgCAGGAAGGGGAAGGTCAAACGATCGCCTGGCGATGGATACTGGGTTGTGTGTATACAGGACGGGGGATACAAGGCCCTCACCTCCCCCATGACCCCCCTCCGCGTGCACGTGCGGCCCAGGCGGGTGGGGGTTTTCCTGGACTACGAGGGGGGCGAGGTCTCATTTTACAACGTGACCGacaggtcccatctcttcactttcactgacaccTTCTCCGGGACCCTGCGCCCTTACTTCAGTCCTGGTGTCAATGCTGGGGGCACCAACGCggctcccctgaccctgtgcccggtcccagcccagccctgagggaatccctgtccctgccatgaccCGCGGGGGGCACAGACTGTCCCCTCCCCGCACCCCGACTGCCACCCCTCGGTGCCCccggggtggggacagggctggggtctccatcacAGCACCTGCTTCATGTCCCAGTCCCCACGCGCACAGCCTGGGAGGGACCGGCTCCAAGCTCTCGTCCTTCATGTCCAGATCCCTGCCGTCCCCGTGGTTTGTCACTTGGGACTTTGCTTTCCTCTCTCAGCACTgtcctcctgcctctcctctcctcccctccctccacaccctgTCCTTTGCTCTCTGCGCCTCCTGCCATAGCGTGTGAGGAGGTGAGCGCGTGCTCGTGAAAGCTGATGCGTCTCCGAGTCTGAGCCCAGCGGTGCTCAAGCTTTCTGGTGCGCGAGTGCAGGGCCCCGCACCACATCTAGGGCCACGTGCGGTTGGACTGCACAGGCGGACCCGGACCCCGTGCACGTACATGACGGCTCAGTGCCCCGGGGACAGGGGTGCttgggtggcagggtgtgggggcagcatcCCTAGCAGGGACAGCCtgctggagccggggcagagccacgatcccctCCGTGCGtgctgttgtgtcttattgtgtttgcTTGCACTGCCCCTTCCAGGCCAAGGCCCCCGTGGTCAGCATTGCAGGGCTCAGTGGCTTGTGGCAGTTTTGTGGCACTGGTGACTCCATTTTCGCTGCCACGAGGAGCCGGTGGGCATTTGGTTCCTCTCACGCACCAGGACTGGGCATAATAAATGACTGTTAGTTCAACACTGGAGTGAGCAGAGTGTTGTTTCTGAACTCACAACTAATCACATGCCCTGCCCGGAGCGTGCAGGCTACAgaccatggctctgccctggctccggagcAAGCCGCCCGTCCCCCGTGCCCAGCacctctggagcagcccctgcgctGCTCTGCCGCGTGCTGGCGGCGTGGCTGAGGCGGGGTCTCCTTGGAGAGCGGCACAAGCTGTGCAGGCACGGGGGCTGGGAAAGGGAGTCCCCGGCTGACCGGACCCAGCCCGTGGGCCGGACGTCCCTCACCGCTGCGCTAGAGCAATAGAAAAGCGGGTCGGCAAGGGGCTTCACTCGGAGAAAAGCAATGGAGCACACAGGTATGAAGTGGTCGAGTGGGTGGTGTGCCTGCACGAGGGGAAACGATGGGCTGTCTTGGTAGATCACTACAGGGACGAGGGGTCTTCGGTGTGGGACAGGGGAGCAAAAGGAACAAGACAAGTGTGGGATCCCTCAGCTCGAGCAAGAGGGCCACCGTGCCGGAGGAGATCCTGCaccgctgctcagccccagcttggCCTGGTCTGGACTcctgggagcagtctgggctcCCTGTTTTAAACAGACACGGGGGAGTTCGAGACgggccagaggtggggagggaaggcctTGGAGAGCAAGTCCTCGGAAGAGAGGCTGTGGGAGCTAGAGACTATGAGAGCAGTCTGCACAACCTTGGAGGGCTCCTCACTCGTCCTGGGCGCCGGCTTGTAGATCTCATTCTTCCCGGGTGCTTTCCTGGGCATTCATGACCTTCATGGCTAGGGAAGGGAAGCAATGGCACCAGAgaccaggcagagggagaggaccagcatggggcagggaccagaCCCAGGACAAGTGCTTGAAACACAGGTTTGCTCCTCCCTGAACCACCAAGGAAAGCCGGGGTTTGtggagatggctgctgctgctccagccacccgctcgaggggaggggaagcagctcctcgcttgcccctttcctccccgtcGGTGGATGGCCAGAGGACCTCTTCCTGAAGCCGTGCCCCGCTGGAGCAGTGGATGGGAGTCAGACTGCCCCGCCAGCCTCGGGAGCTCTTCCCCACAGACACTCAGGGGatcttggggccaggctgccctgggcaggtggcaTCTGGCTGGCAAGGTCCtgcacagaggctgggggagcccccGATGCAGGGAGCGTGGTGCAATGCCCAGCACTGTGGACTCTGAATCCAGCAATCCTGGCCTGAGTCTTGGCAGAAGCTCCGGCTTGTGCTTCTTGCAGCGCCAGCTCTTTTGCCAGTCCCGGCGTGGCTTGGCTCTGCTGTGTCCTTgcacttccctctcccctgctcttccctgtgttttcacagctgggcaaaatgcagcctctggcctggatctggcccacagcacgaTTCTTCCAGCCCGCGGACGGGGGCAGTCCGAGCcgtggcacatgcagccagtcccaccagccctgggcacacagcGGGACTGGGGCAGCCACAGCCTCGGTTTTCCTCTGCCCCACTACTGGcaacatggagcagcagcagccagatgcctccccccacctgccatgGCCCCATCACGTCCACTCAactgagcctgccctgccctgcctgcctgccgggGTCCTCAGCCAGGCCCCGTGGAGATCCCACCAGTCTGCCCACTCTGGCATCCCCAGCAGTGTGTCTGCAATGGACTGGTCTGGCCCAGATGGGATTaattgccctcccccacccctccgaGCTGGGTCAGCCCCACATCCTGCCCTGCCGCACTGGGCTGTGTCAGCTCCCCACATCTGATTTACATGCATTGTTGTGACACTGCTATGCCATGGGGCTCGAGCACGTAGCATCGCTTGTGTGACAAGTGCGTTCTAGCAAAGGAAGAGTGAAGCCCGGGGACCTCAGCGCTGCGGACTCACGCCCTCCTCCCTGCTGGACACGGAGCTTGTCGGGACCTACGTGGAAAATCCCTGAGGGTTTAAAGGCCTACGGTGACTGAAACAAGGAGACAATTCCAGTCCTACTCAATGTCTTCACTGGAGCATGTCTGAAATCAGCcccattaacaggcatgaaaaatatatcCAGTTGCTATTGAAGATGCTGTCGAGAAAGCGATCATCGTGGCTTCCCGTACCTGGCCACaccgggctgctcctgccccccgccccgccccgccccgccccgcccctgcggGCCTGCAGAGACCCGGCCTCCGTCGGGGcggtgccgggccgggccggggcgggcgctGCCCAGCGCTCATGTCGGGGCCGCGGGGTGTCGAAGCGGGCCTGAGGCGGCCTCCACAcgcttccccctccttctcctccgccgccgccgcctgctgctgccgcGTTTGCGGGGCGACGGACGCAGTCCCGGCCCGACCTGCAGCGGCGCGGGCACGTGACTGCCGCCTCCCGCCGCTCCGCCCCGCTCCCGCTGCCCagcctgcgctgcgctgcgcacgCGCGAACCCGctgctcctccccccgcccccctctcgCTCATGTGACGCGCGAGCTCCCGATTGGCCGCGGCGCAGGTGGGCGGGCCGGAGAAACTGTTGACCCCCTTCGTGCCCTGTCGGTGATGGGGACGCGCAGGGGGCGGGTCagcgcgggggggcggggccaggggtaGCGGTCGGAGCAGGGCTGCGGGAGGGGAACACGTCACAGACCGCTGTGACGTTGCGGAGACACGCGTGCCCAGGTGAGCGGGGCCACGCCCCTCGGCGTGTCTTGCCGGCCGCGAGGAGCACGCGCACTGCTGTCCCGGCCCCGCCTGGCGCTTTATTCTGTCTGTTCTGCGCGAAAGGCGCCGTCACTGCGTGTTTTCACCTACACGTGTTGTACTCTGACACGTGCAATACAACACGGACGTGCCTGCAGTCACAGTCTCCTCAGCCGTGGGAGTGGCGGTGAGTTACTCGGTGTCACGAAACAGCGTGGCAGGAAGGACGGTGGGGCGCGCGGCACAGGCTGGCGCGCTCTGTCCTGCCCACGTGTCCCCTTGTGCAAGTAGATGGTGAAAGGATTGTGACTCGAGCTGAGACGTGATCCATGCCGGTCCTCTGTTACGTCGTCCATAAATCGGTATTTATGAAGCCAAAAGATAAATATTGCCTGAAACAATCAAACTAGGCAATACGTATTTTTGAATATTCGTCAGACATACCAGTTTCAGTGGCCAGGGATTACGGCTGCTGACACACGTCCATGTACGTGTTAATCGCACCACACATAGGAGCAGTGCCGCACATCCACACGTCTGTGGTGCTACACCgtagcaaaccagccacaaagctaATACATACAATGTGGACCATGTTTGTGGCTGGTTTGCGTGGTGCCGTGGATTGGGGTGTGATGCGTGTCCCTACATGAGCTGTGAGGCCAGGCAGCCCCTCAACTCCCCACCCCGGTAATCTTGTAAAAGCAATTGATTTGCACGGTTCCTGTTAAAGTCATGGTGTGTTTGGGATTGTTCCTCAACCCAAGCAATTGCCCGTCCTCGTGTGTGTTTGTGGCCTGGTAGGAgatgtggggtttttgttttttcagactGGGGATGAGATGCCGTGACACTATTTACGTGTCTGCCCGCGCTCCAACAGCCACAGCTTCAACGTCGCGGTTTTGTTGAGCTTCTaagcaggggtcagcagtgtttttgCAGGCTGCCAAAAACACCTACAGCCTTGACTTGTACAATGTTAATGTGACGGTCGGGAGTTGCAAGGGGCCGGATCCTTGTTGCGGCAGCATAGCGCCAGCCCTTTCTCCAAGGTGTGCGTGCCAAACAGAGTGCCTTTGTGTGCCACGCTTTGGTACGCATgctaggggttgcctacccctgttctgaAGGGAGATGCAACTAAAAGTTTAGCAGCCAA
This genomic window contains:
- the LOC132248836 gene encoding E3 ubiquitin-protein ligase TRIM11-like isoform X2, whose translation is MKRALAMESKEKDSTAAWKNKVKRRRERIKSECKKLRRFVSEEEQRLLQRLKEEESETLRSLKANVGQLSRQSSSLRTLISEIKEKSQQTPAELLKDVKRTLDRSKNVKLQETKAVSTELKTPCSIPGMVEMLRKFTVDMTLDPGTAHPKLVLSEDRKCVRHGDTRQDLPDTPERFDPCVCVLGSEGITGGRRYWEVEVGDKTRWTLGVCRESVRRKGKVKRSPGDGYWVVCIQDGGYKALTSPMTPLRVHVRPRRVGVFLDYEGGEVSFYNVTDRSHLFTFTDTFSGTLRPYFSPGVNAGGTNAAPLTLCPVPAQP
- the LOC132248836 gene encoding E3 ubiquitin-protein ligase TRIM39-like isoform X1; this translates as MRQPPPLLSRSPPPVPFGLTSHALLVKLQRVLDPLRKMKRALAMESKEKDSTAAWKNKVKRRRERIKSECKKLRRFVSEEEQRLLQRLKEEESETLRSLKANVGQLSRQSSSLRTLISEIKEKSQQTPAELLKDVKRTLDRSKNVKLQETKAVSTELKTPCSIPGMVEMLRKFTVDMTLDPGTAHPKLVLSEDRKCVRHGDTRQDLPDTPERFDPCVCVLGSEGITGGRRYWEVEVGDKTRWTLGVCRESVRRKGKVKRSPGDGYWVVCIQDGGYKALTSPMTPLRVHVRPRRVGVFLDYEGGEVSFYNVTDRSHLFTFTDTFSGTLRPYFSPGVNAGGTNAAPLTLCPVPAQP